Proteins encoded within one genomic window of Raineyella fluvialis:
- a CDS encoding LolA family protein, with product MTAKVRRWTAAAVGVALLGGGVVAATSAQASPDLPARSAEQLLVDIQSPTTRTFSGTVQTTTDLGLPTLPTTQTGDTSGLTGLLTGTHTLRVWNDGDTRSRVSVIGNNAETSVIRSGADVWTYASADRSATHTRLTTPTTPQHPQPSGAATTPEQAAQQVLAAVGPSTSVTTRGASRVAGRPAYDLVFTPAAGEKTLVRSAQVAIDAETHLVLQVTVDAVDAKDHAVQIGFTSLTYATPDAKLFTFSAPSGTTVKEQPAPEASKQGQGGTSAEKPKVVGDGWDTVLVEKVGTLPADTSAQGQQAKQLLESLPRVSGSWGSGRLLQGTLFSAVLTDDGRLAVGAVPADQLFSALG from the coding sequence ATGACTGCGAAGGTGAGGCGCTGGACCGCTGCGGCGGTCGGCGTGGCCCTGCTGGGAGGCGGCGTGGTCGCTGCCACCAGTGCCCAGGCTTCTCCCGACCTGCCCGCCCGATCGGCCGAGCAGCTCCTCGTCGACATCCAGTCGCCGACCACCCGTACGTTCAGCGGCACGGTGCAGACCACGACCGATCTGGGCCTCCCGACGCTGCCCACCACCCAGACGGGCGACACCTCAGGCCTGACCGGGCTCCTCACCGGCACCCACACCCTGCGGGTCTGGAACGACGGGGACACCCGCAGCCGGGTCTCGGTGATCGGGAACAACGCGGAGACGTCGGTGATCCGCAGTGGCGCCGATGTCTGGACGTACGCCAGCGCCGACCGCAGTGCCACGCACACCAGACTCACCACACCGACGACGCCCCAGCACCCGCAACCCAGCGGTGCCGCGACCACCCCGGAGCAGGCCGCCCAGCAGGTGCTCGCGGCGGTCGGACCCTCGACCAGCGTGACCACCCGCGGAGCCTCCCGGGTCGCCGGGCGCCCGGCGTACGACCTGGTGTTCACGCCGGCGGCCGGCGAGAAGACGCTGGTCCGCTCGGCCCAGGTGGCGATCGACGCGGAGACGCACCTGGTGCTCCAGGTGACGGTCGACGCAGTCGACGCGAAGGACCATGCCGTCCAGATCGGCTTCACCTCGCTCACCTACGCGACCCCGGACGCCAAGCTCTTCACGTTCAGCGCACCCAGCGGCACCACCGTCAAGGAACAGCCGGCCCCGGAGGCGTCGAAGCAGGGCCAGGGTGGGACGTCGGCGGAGAAGCCGAAGGTCGTCGGTGACGGCTGGGACACGGTGCTGGTCGAAAAGGTCGGGACGCTGCCGGCCGACACCTCGGCACAGGGCCAGCAGGCGAAGCAGCTGCTCGAGTCGCTGCCCAGGGTGAGTGGTTCCTGGGGCAGCGGCCGCCTGCTGCAGGGCACCCTGTTCTCGGCGGTGCTGACCGATGACGGCCGGTTGGCCGTCGGCGCCGTCCCCGCGGACCAGCTCTTCAGCGCCCTCGGCTGA